GCCGGCTCTGATTCAGGGGCTGGCGCTGGTATCTTATATGCTACAGGCGTGTTCTTTTTGACTGCTGTTTCCTCTGCGGCTACGACTTGCCCTCGAGCAGCCTTCGCCTGGGCATTCGGCACATAGTCGTGGGTATAACCTTTAGAAGGGATCATTTCCAGGGGTGTAAGGGGTGTGGCCTTTCGGCTTGTGCTCAGTGGCTGGACGAGGTTTGCCCGAGTGAGGAATCTGGCATAGTAGCTGTTCTTGGGGATGTTCGGATCGCTCCACACGAAGCTAAAGGGGGTATTGTTGGCATAGAACGCCGGGAGGTCCCCCAAATAGCCTAGATTTCCGCTGCGATCCTTGTAGCTCTTCTGATGCGACACAATATGAGAGACATACGTTTGGCTGCGAAAATCCCCAATGCGCTGGCGGCAGTTCTCGAAGAGATGGCCCCGTCCGGCGCAGAAGCTGCACTGCTTCGAGTTCCACTGGACATTGCTCTGCAGTGCCACATTTGAGCGGATCTAATGGAAGAGAAGGAATGCTTTAATCGAGGGATCGTTTAGTTGGGTTTCTCCGCTTACCGTTGAATGATAGCGACGCCACTTGTCCGGGCAAAGGTCCACACCATGGCCCCGCATCCTGCACAGCTGGCAGATGAGTCGACTGTGGAATGAGCACTTGTTGCACTGCTGCACATAGGTGGCCTGTTTGGCGCCGCACTGTAAAGAAAGCCAAGGAAACTCGATTGAATTTGTGATCTTAACGCACAAGTGATTTCCGTGTCTTACACCCAAACAGATGGCATTGGGGCAGCGTGGTTCGGCATGCCCCGCCTGGCCGCACATGTGACAGACGAGCGGCTTGCGTGGACGCGGGCACTTGGATCTCATGTGACCCATCTCGGCGCAGTTGGTGCATTTGGCGCGTGAGCGAGGACGAACGACCGGATATCGGTCCTCATTAAGGATTCTCCACTGCAGGCGCGCTTTAATGAAAGAAATATGAGGTCTGACTGTTCTTTAGTGTTTGTGTCCTCACCAAATGCTTACCATTCATGGATCTTTGGATTTTCTGGACATTGAAGTTCTCGCCGTGCCAGCTGTCGTTGTAGAAGCAGCACATCTCCTCATTCCAGCCAACAAGTTGCCCTCCCGTAAGCGGAGGCTCGTCTGTCAGCTTTGCGAGATTGTGTTCCACTTTGATCGATGGCTCTGCTTCaatctgctcctcctcctcctctggaAGATAGTCCTCCGTTGGCATTGTAGTGTCTGCGGCATATTGGAAAGGCTCCTCGTTATCCGAAAGACCAATGTCAGCGGAAACTTCCGCTTCAGGTGACTTGCATGTGTGGTCGGCATCAATGCGCTCGAAGATCGCCAATAGGCGATCGGAGACGGCATTGTTGAACTCTGCCTCATTTTCGGAGTCTGCATCGGTGCCAATTGAAAGAATTTCCATCCGATCATCGCGTTGTGCTTCGCGGAGCTTTTGTacctcttgttgttgctgtcccctttcctttccctgctcctgctgcagaaGACGCTCTGCAATGGCCCGAGCACTGGGCAGATCATCCTCCGAACCCGAATTGGAGCTAGACTCGTGTATTGCCTTAAGATTTGCAATCCGTGGATATGCCGCTCCCCTTTGAATATCCTCTGAGTTACGGCGAGCGCTGATGCGGCGAATCTTGCGCTTGCAACGCTCCACTGCCATGCCACGGGCAAGGCCCGGCACTCCTGTGGGCTGCACGTCATCCTCGCTGTCGGTgtcgtcctcgtcatcgtcgttGTTGGGCTCGGACTGGCTTTGGTTTGTGCTTGACGAGCGACGCTTGCGCAGGCGCTTCATCTTGTTCACGTTCGGATCCACGACCTCCTCGATATCGGAGCTGTCCGAGGGCGACTCCACGCTGCGTATGATAGTGGGCGTGGCCTTTGCCTTGGCCTTGGAGTAGATGCCGCTCTCGGTGAGATCTGATTCGCTTTCGTAGACATCCAGGGCCCGGAACTGTTGGTGATCATCGACGCGATAATTCAACTTGATTTCCTCCAGCCGCGAGGGCGGCACAAACTCGTACTCGGAGGAGGTTTCGGCCGCTTGGTCAGCCCCTACAGGTGCATCTACGTTTTCGTCTACTTCAACCTctggcttctgctgctccatatccatatcctgCTGGCCGGCAGCCTCTCTGATGGCATTCTCCGTCAGCACCAGGAGATCCTCGTCTGTGGCTCGCGCCCTGTCCTCCAGCAGGCGACTCGTGTCCTTCTGGACAATGAAATCATCGCTGGACAAGACCGAATTGCACGGCGAGTGCAGTGGGGGCGTTAAAGGGGCTGCTCCTGCCTCCGGCTGGGTAATGCACGAGATACTCATTTCCACATCGGCAGCGTCCATGGCATTCTCCTCGTGATATTGATCCGCTGGACTGTTCTGCTCCGTGTCGCTGGTGTCCAGATCGATCACCGGTAcaggtggcagtggcacgaGTAtcacatcatcatcgtcatcatcattggAAGTTTCGCCCAAATCAACAAATTCCACGGGTTCTGATGGCTTGCGCTGTTTCTTGTTGGCCAGCGCCTGTTTggacttttgctttttggctgCGAGGCGTTCCATTTGCACCAGCTTGCGATTGGCCTTGGTGAAGGGTCCCGGTTCGGGTTTAACCTGCTGTTTTCCCTTTGGCTTTTTGGGCGTCCAGTTCGAAGGTATGGCAACTAGTAGTTTCTGGTCAAAGCGCTCGGGTTCATCATCGGCGTGTTGTGGCCGGGGTTGACTTTTTGGTTTCTGTGCTGGTTGGGGCTTCTGTGCTGATTGTggcttctgttctgttttcaATTGTGGCTTTGGAGAGCTCTTCCACTTGTTATTcctctgttctgcttttggctgtggctttggtGAAGGATTCTCCTTTTCCTTCCGTTCTGGCTTCGGTAGTTGCTTCGAGGAAAGCTTCGCCTTGTCCCTTTGCTgattttgttgcttctgctgggGGGTTTTTGGGGAGTTTaatgtttcctttttgttttgtagtGATTGATGCTGACCACTTGGCTTTTCTGCCTCCTTAGGCGTTGACGACGAGGTGACATCAGTAGCTTGAAATATAAAAGTGACGTTTACTTAGAATGagtcaaaatcaaaataaacccacttttaatttattgtcAGAGTAACAAGAATTTCAATACCAAAAAGGGTtaagcaaatatttcaaatactGATTGCCCAGATCCAGTGAATCCACATCGCCCAAACAATAGCCGTGTGCATTGAGCTCTTCCAGCTGGCCCTCGTTTATGTGGTAGAGGATGAACGGATCCTCATGCAGATCGGATCTGTTCGGCCACAGTAGGACCTTGACCGAGGTGCGAAACATGTTGATCGCCTCTTTGATCATCCTTTGTGCCTCGCACATGTTCTTGACCGCCACATGGCTCGCATTGGCCGAGAGTGTCTGCATCACAAGGGCGTGCTCCAGCTGCCGCACCAGGCGTATCAACACGAATCGTCGGTAGCGTTCCTCGTAGTGGAGGAGCGGCTTGTTGAACTCGCGCAAGTTACGACGCAGCAGGGCCGTAAAGACAACGACGTCCACGACTGAGACCAGCACATAGGTCGCGGCCGTCATCAAGATGCCCGTGAGAATGTACTCGTGGGGGAACTGGCTCAGCTCCTTCTGCCAGAAGAGTAGATCGCAGCCATATTGCCGGAAATGGTAGTCCAGCCACACTACTAAGCAGAGCAGATTGAGCGTGGCCAGTACCAGGGTGACGGGGTTCAACAGGCCCAACCACTCAAAGAGGATACGCAGAGTTGTGCTCCCCAGAGCCAGCAACGAACGCAGATACTTCATGGCCGAAAGCAGAGAATTCGTAAGTGGAATTTCGAAGGCAATCCAAAGTTGGGGGATATATTTTCGAACCGGACGGGACTCTATTTCTATGGCCATCTTGATGAAAAACATTCAGTAGTTACTCACCTGTGGATACATTTTGAGTTTCTATGCTGCCTGCACCGTCCTTTTCCTCCGCCCAGTAGCGTGGCTTTGCGACTGCATTGTTGATTACACGTTTGTTGCTGACAATGCGCTGGGCCTGaggctgtttctgctgctgttgtggcggGGGCGGCATGTATTGGGCATCCACGGCTCGCTGCTGATCGGCCACAGAAGGTGAGATTTCACCAGCACCAGTTTCGCCAGATCCATGATCGCTGTAATGGATGGATGCGTAGAGAATGGACTCCAGCTCATTCAATCGCTCGCTGTCCATGTCCTCAAGCTACAATGGGTTGtagggaatatatatattaacgATGTTATTTTCCAACAAATTGATACATACATCGCTCATCGTGCgtctttgttttctttttctgttttttacAATTCTTGCGCATTGATAATAAGAAGAGAGAAGAGCACGTTTGTGATTGTATCGGAGGTaccgataaaatataccgtccgaccctcaaaaatataccgaaatatattgtctcatttttaaaatataccaatTAAAAAAACCAATTAACAGTTTAACCCAGTTAACCATCTTCAAACCGGTGACCAGCCTGAGCTAAATcgcgaaaaaaaataatcctttcacctgaactgcgttAAAATTCTTCAATTTTCATAATTCTCGTGAAGTTTGTTCTCTGTCCATGATCGGAAATCATATTGTATTCCTCGTtttaatattactagctaaCTTGGACCCTCAGCCCTAAAAACATAGTTCTACCCGGTTGATGAATCAGCTTTCTAAAAGATTTTCAAATTTTAGGACACCTTTTTATTGGATTGTATGAAATTTGCTGTCTTTTTGATCAGTATacttacggtatatttctgagggtcagaccgtatactttatcgataagtccacGGTCACACTGAATACAACACTAGCTGCCGGCCACGTACGATTTGCGTCGATTTTAACAAATAAAGATTTAAATAACAAAGTAAATTGAAGTAACCAGAGAGTAAGGGTTGGCTGTCAAACTAAAGCACATTTTGATTATTGCAGCATGGACACCGTCTCGTTTGAAAACATGAAGCGCTACGTTTCGCCCATCAATCCAGCGGTATTTCCCCACCTCGCGACCGTGCTTCTCACCATCGGAACATTCTTCACGGCCTGGTTCTTCATCTTTGTCGTATCCCGGAAGACCACCAAGGAAAAGACTCTGATTAAGGAACTGCTGATTAGCTTGTGTGCCTCGATATTTCTCGGCTTTGGCATTGTGTTCCTTCTACTCACCGTCGGTATTTACGTATGAAAATAAGGCAATAACCATTCCATTATAGAAATAAACTAGAAGACCTGTCGTGGGCGTGAACGTACGTGTGGCCTTTTATTGTAATTTCAAAGATTTAATTTGCGCTTGAAACAATATCGAATATATTATGTTAACATATCAATCATGTGTATTGATGCACCCCAGAGTTGCAATCAATCGAAAAATTATAATAACTGCGGcttattgaaaaaaaaagaagctatTATTGACGTCGTATCCGGAAACTAGCCGGCGAGTCCAGCCTTTTGTCTACACTTTTGCATTGTGGCTCGCAAAATGAACTGTTTGCGCGAGAGTGTGCGGACGTGTTTGAGGAAGGTCTCCAGATCGATGACCCCGCCGCGCAAACCCTCGCCCAGATAATAAATGGCATCCTCTGTGGCAGCCTCGTCGGCATAGGCATTGAGTAATCTGAAATAGAGCacaaacaaattacaaacaagGATAACTTGGAATGCAACTAGATTGGACTCACTGTCTGTAAAGTGGTGCCGTTGTGGTCACGGCCTCGTCCGGATCAATGGCTTCTGCATTCTCGAGCGTCTCCAGACTCTTCTCCAACTCCTGCTCCTTGTCGCGTAATACGTTAATGTTCTTCTGCAGGTCCACCTGCTCGCGCTCGAGGCGCGATATGATGGAATCAATCTTCGTGCTGCCCTCGACCAATTCCTGTTTGGTGCGATTCAGCGTTTCGATTTCGGCTTGATACTGATTAACCTTCTCCTGTATGCGACGACGAAGCTTATCCTCGACAGCGCTGATGAGTGAAGCCTTGATGTGCTCCTCGGTAATGGTGCCCGTAGAGTTGGGAATCGCCGATGGGTTCTAAAAAAGTCACACAATCATTGAAACTGAaatacattttccatttcaaataAGATTCTTACGTAGCCCCCAGCAGGTGGGTAACTGCCAGGCTGTTGTGGGAAATTCATGTAGGGCGGATAGCCGGCGGCATTGCCCCCCGATCCGCCTGGTGGATAGGGTCCGAAATTAGCACCTGTCGGATAGGGCGGAAAGTTGCCACCGCTCGCACCACTGGCTGTAGGATAAGGCAGAAAGGAGTTGCTGGCCCCAGCACCTCCCGATTGTTGCATGTAAGCTAGATGGCAGAACGGAATCCAATTAGATGTGAGATTTTCGGTATAACTTAAACACCCACTCACCATTTGGTGGATATGGCATAGCCATTTGCTGTTCCTTGGGATTCGAGTACACTGGCGGATGGTCGCCGAATGTCACAATCATGACCTGTATAAGGGATAGCAGATCCGAAGAGTTCGGCTGCCAGTCGTGCAAGTACGGCAGATATACTTTTCCATTGTGATCCACATACATGGACACCTTTATGTGCATGTTAGGTGTGGGCTTCACAAAGCACATAGGCGCGTTCTGCGGATGAGTGTCCATCAGCCATATACATATGGGAATGTAGTAGGTGTTATCTAttgaatatacaaatataatttccATCATAATCAGAGCCTCGAATTGGACTAAGTGCAAAAATTACTTTTGTAGACAACCGGTATGGTGCCCTGCAGGGTAAACAGATCTTTATAGCTTCCATCATTGAACACTGGCGAAGGGTAGACGGGGAAAATTGTTAATTGGATGCTGCTATCAGGCGGTATAGACTTACCAAACTTTTGCAGGTCGTAGGTCAGACTTCGGTACGTTGTGACAACATCTATCACATCTTTCTTAGTGACGTCGACATATTTATACTgcaagcaaaaaaaaggacaCACGTCGTTAATTGCGTTGCATGCGAAATTAGACAAACAAGTTTCCCGAGAGTCACAAAGTGGGGAGATGCCCCTCGACAATGACTCATCTGCGTGACATACCTTGGATAGAAATTTGATTATTTTCGCTTCCTCGACAGCAGGCATTATTCTAAAATGAGATTGTGAGACAAATTGCCCGCTACACCTGGCCCAAAGTTGAGAATTTATACGAAATTTGctgaacaaaaacaaaagtgcaGAACTGAGTACTTTTTGATGTATTGAAGTATCGAGTACTAATCGGTTTCTGACAGTTCAGTATATCGATGGTCACATCACACCACTAACCCATACAGGATACTATTACTGGATTGTTGGGCCACTTAAGCCCCCATTATTAAAACAGGAGAACAACTTCAGTTAAACAgacaatacaaataatttatCTTCACTTAAAAAAAGACCACGATATTTTTCACCAGAGCTGCGCTAGAATTCTTAATTGTTCATAATTTTcgttgattttattttaatactcGCTGGTCGACAATGGGCTAATCGTTCTCTGCCCATGGGCtcttggtctctgtaagaaaactaaaaaaaggaaaatttaGTTGAGATAGCTTTAAAAGCTAGCCTTGGATAACAAACAATTCCTCAACTATAAAATATCCTTTCTTCATTCCGTTCCAATGTTACGGGACGAtgctatcgatactatcgactagATAATCGCTGGAATTGCGCctgtttgaaagtgaatgagtgaCAAGGATATGGATGGGATCCAgtgaaataaacaaaaattcaaaaaccTGTATATGgatgtttttatacccgaggTTCTTTACTATACATTAAACAATGCAATTTAATAGATTGGTGACATTTATGAAATATACATTCAACCACTAACCAACCATACAGTATAgtgtatatactatatatatatatagtgtatatactgtatggttagtgattcAACTCAACACATCGATATATGTTATGGTTAGTGGTCGCACACTTGCAGACAAGACCAATCGATGTGTGGAACTATCGGCAAAAGCCGTTGCACTTAAAATGATTTACGAATCTAGAATTTATAATTATGTTTATTTCTGCAATAAAATCTACAATTATATTATGTCAAGTGATATGTTAATTTTGATTCTTTGTGTTGGTGCTGGTCTTGATGGTCTGTGCATGAGATGGGCAGTTACGATTTCTTGCACATTTTGTgacttctgtttctgttgttatCGCGTCTGAAATCAAACAGATGAAAACGAGGAGTTATGAAtcgtaataaataaataaaaaagtacTCGGCATAGCATAGAAGAGGCTCAATTCTTGGTgtcttatacatatatagcttTATTTGAATACTTTCTCTCACTTCTCTCTGTTCGTTCATCTCTCATATAGGCTTATATTGTTGTATTGCGTGTGTGGTTCgttgtgtggtgtggtgtggtgtgttgtgttgtgggagtggggggatttcgtatgtttgtgtgtgtacttAACCAATTGTTCAGTTAACTAGGCATTACTATAGGTATTGTTCATGTTGTTACTCGTTAAATATactttatataaatatgtatttttcgtTTATTAGTTTAAGTTTATAAAAgttatccctctctctcaacTTCGCTCCACTGATCATCCGATTCCATTCCACTTTTTATTCAGCCATTGCGTGTCATTGCACTTTCTTTCGTTTATTTAATGTCCGTCTCTGTTTAATGTAGTTTCTCTGCAGCATCTGGTTAGTTGAATTCTTCGATAAATTGTGGATTacacatatataaaaaataactCTTATGGTAGGTATTCTTGCACGCATTCGTTCTCTTTCTATTCTGCGGTTCTAGTTCTACGGGACATACACACTTAATCTATGGGGGGAAAACCATTGTATAGTTCTCCCGGTTCtcattctgattctgattccttataatttttcgtttcgtttatagtagaatacaaaaaaaaaaaaatatataaatgatTTTGCTATAGCAAAACCTACACGtatcgtatatatatgtatatatgtagatatatcaTAATCATAGTGTTTTACTCGTAGTTTTTTGTGCTATTTTGCATTACTTTTTATTATTGCTTCAATGGCGCTGCATTTCTTCGTTCGTTCTTTCTTCCTTTCGTTTTTGTAGGGTGCATTGTATGATAAATCGttaaaaacaacaattaaaatgtGGGAAAGGAAGGGATCCGGAGCAAAGTATAATTTAAAGTCATGAAGGGGCTTTTCACATTGTTCTTATGTtcgttttctctttttgctttccttttttggCACATTGCTGCATTTCGTTTGTTTGCCATGGTACTACTACAACAAGTGTTTGATCTTCACGTAAATCTTCATAAAtaattgtacatacatatgtaagtcgTATGCGATAAGAAATTGCTGTACAACAACAAGTGAAGCGCGTgggcgtgtgtgtctgtctggaTCGTGGCTCGTAAATATAATAGATATAGGATTCGTGAATTGAatcaatttttattgcataGCGAGCGAAGGATGTGATTTGGGTGGAtttcggatttggatttgggtgttggtgttggtgtagGGGTATGTGCGGGGTGTCGAAAACTATAATATGTGCAGGAAGTCTGGGTTTCCGGGGTTCTCTTCGGGGTTTTGTTATTTAAGTATTTCCAttattaaaatgaaaaaaataaatttgatcTAAAATGTCAGTCTATTGCGCAAAATCTACTTGTTACGTGATTTCTACCCGATTTTCGCTTAGTTTTTACTTTTGCTCTTGCTTCTTTCttcgtttgttttgtatttcatATACTCGTAAAAAAATTCCCTAATATATATGCATTATGTGTATCGTATCGTTCTTTCAACCCAATCGTCGGGATGATTGCGTTGCGAGgcgatccaatccgatccgTGCTGACATTAGATGTTAGCCCGAGGCTCGATGAGAGACTCACAATGCGACCCGACGCGTGACGTTCGTGACGCTCGTGGCGAGCTGCCGAGGATCGGTGTCCCGCGGCAACGGGCGTCATACTGCTATTGCTACTAATGCCTACTCAATGGCTAGGTCTACATCTACTTAGTGGGTAGGTGGGACTGGGGATGGGGGGTGGGCACTTAACCTAGCTTCGTGTATGCGTATGCGCAAATCACGCCCACCACAACACCAGCCGCAATATATGTGAGTAATGACCTTCCTTTTTTTGACGCCTTCTGGTTGTCCTCGCTCTCCCGCAGCTTCCTTTTCATGTTGTTGATTTGCTTCTGCAGATGGGCCTGCTGTTCGGTG
The sequence above is a segment of the Drosophila pseudoobscura strain MV-25-SWS-2005 chromosome X, UCI_Dpse_MV25, whole genome shotgun sequence genome. Coding sequences within it:
- the Zcchc7 gene encoding uncharacterized protein Zcchc7 isoform X4 is translated as MYPQLLMSPRRQRLRRQKSQVKQQNQQRDKAKLSSKQLPKPERKEKENPSPKPQPKAEQRNNKWKSSPKPQLKTEQKPQSAQKPQPAQKPKSQPRPQHADDEPERFDQKLLVAIPSNWTPKKPKGKQQVKPEPGPFTKANRKLVQMERLAAKKQKSKQALANKKQRKPSEPVEFVDLGETSNDDDDDDVILVPLPPVPVIDLDTSDTEQNSPADQYHEENAMDAADVEMSISCITQPEAGAAPLTPPLHSPCNSVLSSDDFIVQKDTSRLLEDRARATDEDLLVLTENAIREAAGQQDMDMEQQKPEVEVDENVDAPVGADQAAETSSEYEFVPPSRLEEIKLNYRVDDHQQFRALDVYESESDLTESGIYSKAKAKATPTIIRSVESPSDSSDIEEVVDPNVNKMKRLRKRRSSSTNQSQSEPNNDDDEDDTDSEDDVQPTGVPGLARGMAVERCKRKIRRISARRNSEDIQRGAAYPRIANLKAIHESSSNSGSEDDLPSARAIAERLLQQEQGKERGQQQQEVQKLREAQRDDRMEILSIGTDADSENEAEFNNAVSDRLLAIFERIDADHTCKSPEAEVSADIGLSDNEEPFQYAADTTMPTEDYLPEEEEEQIEAEPSIKVEHNLAKLTDEPPLTGGQLVGWNEEMCCFYNDSWHGENFNVQKIQRSMNARLQWRILNEDRYPVVRPRSRAKCTNCAEMGHMRSKCPRPRKPLVCHMCGQAGHAEPRCPNAICLGCGAKQATYVQQCNKCSFHSRLICQLCRMRGHGVDLCPDKWRRYHSTIRSNVALQSNVQWNSKQCSFCAGRGHLFENCRQRIGDFRSQTYVSHIVSHQKSYKDRSGNLGYLGDLPAFYANNTPFSFVWSDPNIPKNSYYARFLTRANLVQPLSTSRKATPLTPLEMIPSKGYTHDYVPNAQAKAARGQVVAAEETAVKKNTPVAYKIPAPAPESEPAPEPEQAPEPEQAPETKEVPEPEEVLEPDKAPEPEEVAKSEEAPEPEQSNEVEETIQEDSQVPIQREEISTSFEAQPEEPFKLIASTSRPSVGVHELDSDSNYSFSEHFEMPTSTTSEETNIPMVETRKNSLPMGPMPDVIPLSNDNDDDFHISSNSQGISMCVNSRQMERMDDSANEEMPDVSCEGKIIMARDLSEYLFSPEGWKFLVETSKQCQVTVRMDLKEYGYVLVIYGRRIHQEELQLKLLHRHQDVKRKSAEFQSQKPPKRVDVLIRFLRDGINSLNSKLGNAKALYRTIKQRESLNTKNGFKMAEKKRRLLNMILVGQAGLENGDLHLDQLLVLLQNLITDFSPDDNASPAMRTEIEDHWRMIFTAYPHPKYDKLLEAYESLDLKNRLPSLNIDPALLGLPPLQMGRGQPTPQPTNKRDVSPIPPPPTWQHMAPPPPPKQNAKEQRPFGAGQPQRQQRPAAGQPQQQHRPGNGQPQQQQRSGMGQPQQKQRQGAGKPQQQQRPGAGQQQQRPGGAGQPQKQQRTAAAGHLQQQQRPGAGQLPQHQQQQRPGAGQLPQHQRPGAGQLPQHQQQQRPGAGQLPQYQQYQRPGAGTPQQQQRPGAGQQQQRLGAGQQQQRFGAGQQQQRPGSGQQHQQQPKRGQFIQMPFNNPQQRARADLQLRSGANPDHQFARLLGEVKPNARGLDANKPSVFWSRESMQYIDDLFKITSRPDMRVRLNRVLQRAQHGALSHNDYRAVIDLHLLLSNQ
- the Zcchc7 gene encoding uncharacterized protein Zcchc7 isoform X1, which translates into the protein MSDLEDMDSERLNELESILYASIHYSDHGSGETGAGEISPSVADQQRAVDAQYMPPPPQQQQKQPQAQRIVSNKRVINNAVAKPRYWAEEKDGAGSIETQNVSTATDVTSSSTPKEAEKPSGQHQSLQNKKETLNSPKTPQQKQQNQQRDKAKLSSKQLPKPERKEKENPSPKPQPKAEQRNNKWKSSPKPQLKTEQKPQSAQKPQPAQKPKSQPRPQHADDEPERFDQKLLVAIPSNWTPKKPKGKQQVKPEPGPFTKANRKLVQMERLAAKKQKSKQALANKKQRKPSEPVEFVDLGETSNDDDDDDVILVPLPPVPVIDLDTSDTEQNSPADQYHEENAMDAADVEMSISCITQPEAGAAPLTPPLHSPCNSVLSSDDFIVQKDTSRLLEDRARATDEDLLVLTENAIREAAGQQDMDMEQQKPEVEVDENVDAPVGADQAAETSSEYEFVPPSRLEEIKLNYRVDDHQQFRALDVYESESDLTESGIYSKAKAKATPTIIRSVESPSDSSDIEEVVDPNVNKMKRLRKRRSSSTNQSQSEPNNDDDEDDTDSEDDVQPTGVPGLARGMAVERCKRKIRRISARRNSEDIQRGAAYPRIANLKAIHESSSNSGSEDDLPSARAIAERLLQQEQGKERGQQQQEVQKLREAQRDDRMEILSIGTDADSENEAEFNNAVSDRLLAIFERIDADHTCKSPEAEVSADIGLSDNEEPFQYAADTTMPTEDYLPEEEEEQIEAEPSIKVEHNLAKLTDEPPLTGGQLVGWNEEMCCFYNDSWHGENFNVQKIQRSMNARLQWRILNEDRYPVVRPRSRAKCTNCAEMGHMRSKCPRPRKPLVCHMCGQAGHAEPRCPNAICLGCGAKQATYVQQCNKCSFHSRLICQLCRMRGHGVDLCPDKWRRYHSTIRSNVALQSNVQWNSKQCSFCAGRGHLFENCRQRIGDFRSQTYVSHIVSHQKSYKDRSGNLGYLGDLPAFYANNTPFSFVWSDPNIPKNSYYARFLTRANLVQPLSTSRKATPLTPLEMIPSKGYTHDYVPNAQAKAARGQVVAAEETAVKKNTPVAYKIPAPAPESEPAPEPEQAPEPEQAPETKEVPEPEEVLEPDKAPEPEEVAKSEEAPEPEQSNEVEETIQEDSQVPIQREEISTSFEAQPEEPFKLIASTSRPSVGVHELDSDSNYSFSEHFEMPTSTTSEETNIPMVETRKNSLPMGPMPDVIPLSNDNDDDFHISSNSQGISMCVNSRQMERMDDSANEEMPDVSCEGKIIMARDLSEYLFSPEGWKFLVETSKQCQVTVRMDLKEYGYVLVIYGRRIHQEELQLKLLHRHQDVKRKSAEFQSQKPPKRVDVLIRFLRDGINSLNSKLGNAKALYRTIKQRESLNTKNGFKMAEKKRRLLNMILVGQAGLENGDLHLDQLLVLLQNLITDFSPDDNASPAMRTEIEDHWRMIFTAYPHPKYDKLLEAYESLDLKNRLPSLNIDPALLGLPPLQMGRGQPTPQPTNKRDVSPIPPPPTWQHMAPPPPPKQNAKEQRPFGAGQPQRQQRPAAGQPQQQHRPGNGQPQQQQRSGMGQPQQKQRQGAGKPQQQQRPGAGQQQQRPGGAGQPQKQQRTAAAGHLQQQQRPGAGQLPQHQQQQRPGAGQLPQHQRPGAGQLPQHQQQQRPGAGQLPQYQQYQRPGAGTPQQQQRPGAGQQQQRLGAGQQQQRFGAGQQQQRPGSGQQHQQQPKRGQFIQMPFNNPQQRARADLQLRSGANPDHQFARLLGEVKPNARGLDANKPSVFWSRESMQYIDDLFKITSRPDMRVRLNRVLQRAQHGALSHNDYRAVIDLHLLLSNQ